A window of the Oryza brachyantha chromosome 5, ObraRS2, whole genome shotgun sequence genome harbors these coding sequences:
- the LOC102701827 gene encoding uncharacterized protein LOC102701827, protein MIVSGAGAGAAAAAAAAADTMEVADARATSHGGFSIPIVLKEKGHHQEEEEIHLHLLKQLLTPFILVPGDDPVRREWMHAKPTRGKERDSAPPRRCHRLFRIKLSVRRGQALWSHKETPRFSAEREGGGPLRLVRLVADGSRLELEDDGGQLGAISFFRLKPSQSGLSGKGETLDRDSVPMRVVAVIRRFPGPGGDCIALISKLWSARLGVRLHDKLFLLPPGNATVTITFSERWFRVPSKWSEQKLYTRVGHDFVNITATLEELARTLYQMYEQEEQEKMILSKKQEQERRRQEELNRKSDELEMKPMAYIPLGHGDIKWESSDEAMLRRFELSLGTNREVFCNFVEQECPQDMRWRLACYDRFVLPLTTVELQVVGFVEGYLDPKTFDFIEQRGQTETLRAVAMVSVSPQVDQILSFKFLADNLAIRLNDGTILTGWTGITVSIHCGDDDDDDNSCTFLSCTSAESSTHQILEWKNDGKNPIPCSCLLVQLNRKLRQVNATMTSREEQDFGLSSIFASEAEEDQGLLYHHMQQENDDLRHNVLSLSGKLSVEGEGEGEYSLLFESPGESDWVKVSEPYVPKFPTDEEIRMREEWRKERLKLVMEPITQPVPEPRRGWNYFMCKPGSRSTRRAELPVREPFAGFHYWILSDKLESKLHPKRKLYPRLVCLEWCTCSPSRMLQVYTLEIIVADSLHSCKLDISGFVAIRDFRDEQRNYIFNREMDHPLTVQSQHGVLRLPTLSPRRAIDSNSDILLEFNLEMKRTGDGIDSYHELIQGVVEHPSLEGRRWSRVNELSILPCGNHSTPVMRLKLAMISKGVEATIELQALILPPEGIGLRCTARAGWIDDDIELFDGKYGGGDNTSLQFVVATELHGDMEIYLEGVFNGVSKAWCLGFVPKFHALFSQEVDFQFAQLSLTVAWSM, encoded by the exons ATGATCGTgtcgggggcgggggcgggggcggcggcggcggcggcggcggcggcagacaCAATGGAAGTAGCAGACGCGCGTGCGACAAGCCATGGAGGCTTCTCCATCCCCATCGTTCTGAAAGAGAAAGGTCATCatcaagaggaggaggagattcaTCTCCATCTGTTGAAGCAGCTGCTCACACCATTCATCCTGGTTCCGGGGGACGACCCGGTGCGCCGGGAGTGGATGCACGCTAAACCCACTCGCGGCAAGGAGAGGGACTCTGCGCCACCGCGTCGTTGCCACCGACTGTTCAGGATCAAGCTCTCCGTCCGGAGAGGGCAGGCCTTGTGGTCGCACAAGGAGACCCCTCGTTTCAGCGCCGAGCGAGAGGGCGGGGGccccctccgcctcgtccGCCTCGTCGCGGACGGGTCTCGTCTGGAACTGGAAGATGACGGCGGCCAGCTGGGCGCCATCTCATTTTTCCGCCTCAAGCCATCGCAGTCCGGGCTGTCCGGCAAAGGAGAGACGCTCGATCGAGACTCCGTGCCGATGAGGGTGGTGGCCGTCATCAGGCGGTTTCCTGGCCCCGGAGGCGACTGCATTGCCCTCATCTCCAAGCTGTGGTCGGCAAGACTCGGAGTGCGCCTCCATGACAAGCTCTTCCTCCTGCCCCCCGGCAATGCAACAGTCACCATCACTTTCTCCGAACGATGGTTCCGTGTCCCCTCTAAATGGTCGGAGCAGAAATTGTACACTAGGGTCGGCCATGATTTCGTCAACATTACGGCCACATTGGAGGAGCTGGCCCGGACGCTCTACCAGATGTATGAGCAAGAGGAGCAAGAAAAGATGATACTTAGCAAGAAACAAGagcaggagaggaggaggcaagAAGAGTTGAACAGGAAAAGTGACGAGCTGGAGATGAAGCCCATGGCTTACATTCCTCTAGGTCATGGGGATATTAAGTGGGAATCATCTGATGAAGCAATGCTCCGAAGGTTTGAACTGTCACTGGGCACCAACAGGGAAGTTTTCTGCAACTTTGTTGAACAAGAATGTCCTCAGGACATGCGTTGGAGGCTTGCCTGTTATGACAGATTCGTTCTGCCATTGACAACGGTGGAGCTTCAGGTAGTGGGATTTGTGGAAGGCTATTTGGACCCAAAGACCTTCGACTTCATAGAACAAAGAGGCCAGACAGAGACGTTAAGAGCAGTGGCAATGGTGTCGGTGTCACCACAGGTGGATCAGATTTTGAGTTTCAAGTTCCTAGCAGACAATCTAGCAATACGGCTCAATGATGGAACCATTCTTACTGGCTGGACTGGAATCACAGTTAGCATCCATTgtggagatgatgatgatgatgataacaGTTGCACATTCTTGTCCTGCACCTCAGCAGAGAGCTCGACACACCAAATTCTAGAATGGAAGAATGATGGTAAAAACCCCATACCATGTTCATGTTTGCTTGTTCAGCTCAATAGGAAGCTTCGCCAGGTAAATGCCACAATGACTAGCAGGGAAGAACAGGATTTTGGACTTAGTTCCATCTTTGCATCAGAAGCAGAGGAAGACCAGGGACTTTTGTATCACCACATGCAACAAGAAAATGATGATTTGAGGCATAATGTGTTATCCCTATCTGGGAAGCTATCAgtggaaggggaaggggaaggtgAGTACAGCTTGTTGTTTGAATCTCCTGGGGAATCTGATTGGGTGAAGGTTTCAGAGCCATATGTACCCAAGTTTCCAACTGATGAGGAAATTAGGATGAGGGAAGAGTGGCGCAAGGAACGGCTTAAGCTAGTCATGGAGCCGATCACACAACCGGTGCCTGAACCAAGGAGGGGTTGGAATTATTTCATGTGTAAGCCAGGCAGCAGGAGCACCAGAAGGGCAGAGCTCCCAGTGCGTGAACCTTTCGCAGGGTTCCACTATTGGATCTTGTCTGACAAATTGGAAT CAAAGTTGCATCCTAAGAGGAAGCTTTATCCTAgacttgtttgtttggagTGGTGTACTTGCTCACCCAGCAGGATGTTGCAAGTCTACACCCTCGAGATCATTGTAGCTGATTCTCTCCATTCCTGCAAACTCGACATATCCGGTTTTGTCGCTATTAGGGACTTCCGAGATGAACAACGCAATTACATTTTCAACAGAGAAATGGATCACCCATTGACTGTCCAATCACAACAT GGTGTTTTGCGGCTGCCAACATTGAGCCCTCGGAGAGCCATTGATAGTAATTCTGATATCTTGCTTGAGTTCAACCTGGAGATGAAGAGAACAGGTGATGGCATTGACAGTTACCATGAGCTGATCCAAGGAGTAGTAGAGCATCCTAGTTTAGAGGGGCGCAGATGGTCCAGAGTCAATGAGCTGTCCATTCTACCTTGTGGCAACCACTCTACTCCAGTGATGCGCCTGAAGCTCGCTATGATTTCGAAAGGCGTCGAGGCTACCATTGAGCTTCAGGCGCTCATTCTGCCTCCCGAAGGCATTGGTTTGCGCTGCACAGCTCGGGCAGGCTGGATAGATGATGACATTGAGCTTTTTGATGGCAAAtacggtggcggcgacaacACCTCCCTTCAGTTTGTGGTGGCGACGGAGCTGCATGGCGACATGGAGATCTACCTGGAAGGAGTATTCAATGGCGTGAGCAAGGCATGGTGCCTTGGTTTTGTGCCAAAGTTTCATGCATTGTTCTCTCAGGAGGTAGACTTCCAATTCGCTCAGCTTTCGCTGACTGTTGCCTGGTCCATGTAG